The Caminicella sporogenes DSM 14501 genomic interval AAAGTAAGCCCCGCTTTTAGATTTACAGAAACTTGATTTATTCCATGAATTTTGTATTCTACTGGGTCTTCCACAGTTATAATGTTTTTGTTTGTAGTATTCAATTCTCTAAGAATTGTATATAGTGTAGTAGTTTTTCCACTTCCAGTTGGTCCTGTTACTAATATAATTCCATTAGGATTCTTTATAATGGAATCAAATAACTTTAAATTTCCTTTTGAAAAACCTAATTCCTCTTTTGTTTTTAAAAAGTTACTTCTATCTAATAGTCTTATAACTACTTTTTCTCCATAAACAGTCGGCAAAACCGATATACGCAAGTCAACATCTCTGCCATCAATAAGTATCTCTACTCTACCGTCTTGCGGTATCCTCTTTTCTGCAATATCCATTTTAGCCATAATTTTAATTCTAGTTACAATTGCTGAATGAGTCGATTTAGATGGAGACATAATTTCCTGCAAATCCCCGTCTATTCTAAATCTCACACGAACATTCTTTTCAAATGGTTCTATATGTATATCACTTGCTTTTGCCTTAATAGCCTGTTTTATAATTGAATTAACAAGTCTAACTACTGGTGCATTATTAATTTCATTTAAAATATTTTCATCTATTTCAGTAATATCGTCAACATCATACTGTTTTTTAAAATCTTCTATTGCCTTTTCTGCACTCTGTTTTCCATAATATCCATCTATAGCATTCAAAATTCCCTGTGTCGTCGATATAACAGGTTCTACATCTAAACCAGTAGCTATTCTAACATCATCTATTGCATATATATTTAGAGGATCAGCCATTGCTAAAACTAATTTTCCCCTATCTTTTTTTATAGGTATAATCAAATGACGTCTTGCCAAATTTTCACTTATAAGTTTTGGTATTTCAGGGTCAATATAATATTTATCAAGGTCCATATGAGGTATACCTAATTGAAATTCTAAAACCTCAATAATTTGTTTTTCCGTTATCAAACCCTGCTGTATTAAAATCTCACCAAGTTTTTTTCCCGATTTCTTTTGAAGTTTTAAAGCTTCTTCTAACTCCTCACGAGTAATTAGCCCTGCATCAACCAACAAATCGCCTAATCTTTTTCTACCGTTCATAAACCCACCCTCACAAAATTCCCTATAAATAAATAAAACTAACTATAAATCATAGTTAGTCGGTTACGCCACTGCATCAATATGGGATAAGGCGTCCAAATTTGCCCATATATCATCTGCTCTCAACTACTACATAATCAAGTTTATATTACTATTTTATCGTAAGCTCTGATAATATTCAATATTTAACTTTTTTTAATCTTTCTTCGCAAATTTATTATCCATTTTGTTATTTATTAAACAATTTATTTTCCATTTTTTCATTTTATAACATTTTTATTCCTGTGTCTATAACATTTAATCATAGACCACTAAATCACCTTAATAATGAATAGGACAATTTAAAAAATGCATAAAATTTTACTGAGGTGAGGGCATTGAAAATACACTTGTATTATAAAGGTATAAAATTTGAAAATTTGTCTAAAAAAAAACAAGAAGAAATAAAAAATAATATAACAAATATAGTTAAAAAAAATGCAACAAGACAACTAATAAAAATGTTAAATGAAGGAAAATCAGCATCAGAAATTAAAGATTTTTTAGGAATAGATTAAGTAAAATTTTATTTAACACTTAAACCCTACAATTTATATTTATAATATTGTCTTTTTAAGAGTATAGCAAATGAAATTCTTATGACAATAAGAGCTGGCAAAAAGAAGAAAAATGAAGTCTCTATTCAAGAACCTATAGGCGTAGATAAAGAAGGGAATGAAATATCTTTAATAGATATTTTAGGAACTGACACAGATTCAGTTGTTGATGAAGTAGAACTAAAATTACAGATAAAAAATTTATACAAAAAAATGACTAATGTCTTAAAAAACAGAGAAAAAATAGTAATAGAACATAGATATGGATTAGCTAATGGTGGCTGTAAAACTCAAAGAGAAATAGCTAAAATGTTAGGAATTTCTCGCTCATATGTTTCAAGGATAGAAAAAAAAGCTCTAAACAAATTAAAAAAAGCTTTTAATAATTGTAGCTTAGAAGACCTAAAAAAATAAAGGTCTTCTTACTATTTTTTGAATATAAATTTTAAAATAAAATTTGAAAGTTATAAATATATATCATCTAAAATATACAATAAATAGATAATTTTTTTTAAAAACATATAATGAAATGTAAAAATAGACATAAAAGGTGATACTTATGAAAGGTGCAATATATTCTAGAAAATCTAAATTTACAAGTAAAGGTGAATCAACTAAAAATCAAATAGAAATGTGTAAAGAATATGCAAAAAATCATTTTAATATTAATGAATTTATTATTTATGAAGACGAAGGCTTTTCAGGTGGAGATGCTAAAAGACCTGAATTTATAAAAATGCTCGAAGATGCAAAAAAAAATAAATTCAAAATACTCATCTGCTATAGGCTTGACCGCATTAGTAGAAATATATCAGATTTTTCTAACCTCATTGAACTGCTTCAAAATAATGGAATATCTTTTGTATCTATAAGAGAACAATTTGATACCTCTACTCCTATGGGTAGAGCTATGATGTATATAGCATCTGTTTTTGCACAACTTGAACGCGAAACCATAGCTGAAAGAATTAGAGATAATATGCTTCAGCTCGCAAAGACTGGAAGATGGCTCGGCGGAAAAACTCCAACCGGATATGAAAGCAAACCAATAACATATATAGATTCTAATATGAAACAGAAAAAAATGTTTAAATTATCTCCTATAGAAGAAGAACTAAAAATAGTAGAAAAAATATACAGTAAATATATAGAATTTCAAAGCCTGTCTAAACTTGAAACATACTGCATACAAAAAGGCATAAAATCAAAAAATGATAAATATTTTACCAAATATACACTTAAAACTATTTTAACAAACCCCGTATATGCTAAAGCTGATACGGATATTTACAACTATTTTCTTGAAAAAGGTGCTCAAATTGCAAGTTCTAAAAGCGAATTCAATGGCAACTACGGTATAATGGCTTATAATAAGAAAAATGTAAAAAAGGGGAAATCTGTAAAAGATAAAGATATTTCCGAATGGATAATTGCTGTTGGAAAGCATAAAGGCATTATATCAGGTAAAGACTGGATATTAGTACAAAATAATCTTATTAAAAATAAATCAAAAGCTCCAAGACAAGGAACTTCTAATACTGCTCTTTTAAGTGGTTTAATTAAATGTAAAAAATGTGGTTCTTTTCTTAGGGTTAAATATGGAAGCAGAATAAAAGGATGTAATGAAAGATACCATTATTATGTTTGTAATAATAAAGAAATTTCTAGGGGAAAATTATGCAATATCAACAACTTAGTTGGCAGACATGCAGATGAAAAAGTAGCAGATATGTTAAAAGAAATGATAAAAAATGGAATAATTGATGATATAGATAAAATAAAAAAAGATTTAAAAAATGAAGAATTTCAAAATAAAAAAATACTAAAAAAAATAAATGAAAATAAATTGACTATTCAAAACCTGCTGGAACAATTAAAACAAAACAAAAGTGAAATCGTAGCAAAATATATATTCAGTGAAATTGAAAAAATAGATAGAGAAAATGAAAATCTCAAATCTAAACTAAATAATAAAACTACAGAAGACGAAATTTTCAATATTGAAATTTTAAAAAATACAATGATTAAATTTTTAAATACTTATGATAAATCAAGCTTTAATCAAAAAAGAAATATGTTAAAATCCATAATTGAAAAAATTGAATGGGATGGTGAAAACCTCTATATACACATATTATAAAAATCCATAAATTCGTAAACTTCCTCATTGCATTTTGTATGTATAGCATTTTCAATACATCTTGCTGCATAAGTTGCCAATCTCGTACCTTTACTAGCATCAAATGTTGTTATTGCCTTTATTAATCCTATTGTTCCTATTGAAATTAAATCATCTATATTATACCCTGAGTTATGATATTTTTTTACTACATGGGCAACTAATCTAAGATTTTTTTCAATTAGTATATTCTTTGCTTCATTATCTCCTTGAGAATAAAGCATTAAATACTTTTCTTCTTCTTCTGGAGATAAAGGCTTTGGAAAAGAAGTATTATTTGATACAAATGAGACTACTAAAAATAAAAATTTCATTAAAAAAAATGAAAATTTCGGAAAACTTAACCACATGTAGTTTTACACCTCCAAAATTAAGGTCATTTTAAATTATATGTTTTTTATATATCAATTGTGCATGTCTTTGACATTATTTTTTATCAATAACCCATTTCAATAAGTCTTTTAGCTATATTTTTAAATATAGGTGCTGCAAATTTTCCACCACTTCCTTTTCTTTCAGCTATTATCGTTATAACATATCTTGATTTTTTTCCATCAAAAAAACCAGTAAACCATGCATGGACTGTTTTTTGCCCTCCTACAACTGTTTCAGCTGAACCAGTTTTGCCAGCAACTTCAATATCATCTATCTTAGCTGATCTTCCAGTTCCTTCCTCAACTGTTTGAATCATCATATCCTTTATTTTTTGTGCTGTATCTGATGAAATAACTCTATTGATACTGTCTTTTTTAAATTTCTTTTTGATTTTCCCATTATCACTTATGATTTCCTTAACTAATCTCACTCCCACATCTACTCCATTATTTGCAATTATATTGGTAAATTTAGCCACTTGAAGAGGAGTTACTTCCAAACAACCCTGTCCTATAGAAATATTCCCTATACCAGCTCCTTTAACATAATCCTCTGTTGGAAGTACTCCTTCGGTTTCTTTATCTATTTTTATTCCGGTTTTTTTTCCTAATCCGAATTTTTTAGCCATATTTAATATTTCTTCTCCACCTAAAATTTGTCCGATTTGAATAAAAACAGAATTACATGAAGCTGCAAATGCTTGTTTTAAATTCAAATTGCCATGTCCGCCTTTTTCATAACTGTGACATTTAATAATTATATCTTTACCTAATTTTTCATATCCCTTACAGTAAAAATTCTGCTGCATGTCTACTAATTTTTTTTCAATAGCTGCTGCTGCAACTATTATTTTAAAAATTGACCCGGGTGGAAATGATATTTGTACAGCTTTATTATATAATTCCATATTATTGCTGTTTAAATAATTTGCTACATTATCCGGATCGAAATTTGGTCTGCTTACCATTGCCAAAATGTCGCCACTCTTACTATCGAGAACTACAACACTTCCATCAAAATTATATTTATCAAATTCCTTTTCACTAATTTTTTGAATATTATAGTCTATGGTTGTTACTATATTTTCTTTTTTATTATCATCTTCTTTATATACTGCATAGCCAAATCCCGGAATAATTCTGTTCTTTGCATCTTTTACTACACTAATTACAGTTCCTCTATCTTTTGTAAGCTCTGTGTCAAAATACTTTTCTAATCCCGACATTCCAGCATTTTCAGATTCTTTTATATATCCTATTATATGAGATGCCAATTTACTTCCATCATATCTCTTTGTAATCTCCACTGTCTGTATACCCATACTTAATAATTCTCTAAGTATATCTATATCATAATATTTTATCAGCAGTTTTTTATATCTATCTTTTTTAGATAAAACTTTTTTCAACGTTTCTACATCAAGTTTCGTTGATATGCTTAAAAGATTTAAAACTTTATCATTTAATTTTATACTTGGATGTATAATAATATAATCTTCTTTTACCCTACTAGTTAAAGGTATATAATTCCTATCATAAATCTTACCTCTTTTGTCTACAATACTGACTGTTTCACTCCACTGTTTTACAGCCATTTGCCTTAAATCATTCCCTTTAATAATTTGTATATAGCATAATCTTCCTATTAAACAAATTAAAATAACTGTTACTAACGTAAACATTATAGTAAGTCTTTTTCTCAATTTTTTTAATCCTTTTTCAGACTTATCTTTGTTATCTTTAACAGACATAAAAAAACACCTTCTCACAACTGAAATTAACTATTTAAAATTATTTCCAGTTATGAAAAGGTGTATACCTTTATTAGCAATTAAATATTTTGTTTTTCCTGAATTATAGATTTAACTTTTGTTACTACTATATCAATAGCTACTTTATTATATCCACCTTCAGGTATAATAATATCAGCATATTTTTTTGTAGGTTCAATAAATTGCTGATGAGCTGGTTTTACCGTAAAAAGATATTGATTTATTATTGACTCAAGAGTCCTACCTCTTTCTTTCATATCTCTTATAATCCTTCTTATTACTCTAACATCAGCATCTGTATCTACAAATATTTTTATATCCATTAAGTCTCTAAGTCTTTTATCTTCTAATATCATAATACCTTCTAACATTATTATATCTCTCGGCTCTACTTTAATTGTTTCATCTTTTCTAATATGATTTGTAAAATCGTATATAGGTTTTTCTATCGGTTGTCCATTTAAAAGAGCATTTAAATGCTCTAATAAAAGTTCGGTGTCAAATGCTAAAGGGTGATCATAGTTCATCTTTGTTCTTTCTTCAAACGATAAATGCCTTTGGTCTTTATAATAAGCATCCTGCTCAATTACCGCAATGCTATTTTCTGGCAAAGATTTATAAATAGCTTTTGCTACAGTACTTTTTCCTGAACCAGTTCCACCAGTAATTCCTATTATAATAGGTTTTTTCAACCTAATCATCCTTCCTTTTTCTTCTTAATATAAAATATTTATCTACAGGTTTATCCATAAGAATTTTTATTTTTTGCTGTGCATGAGGAGCAACATCTATTTCATGTCCTTTATCATCTAACATAACATTTATTTTTTGCTTAATGAGTTTATAATCTGGACCAATTATTTCAATAAAATCTCCCTTAAACATCCTATTTCTCTGCTCAATAGTTGCATATCCAGTACTTTCATCATAATCCAAAACAATGCCAAGAAAATCATAATCTCTTATATAAGAACTTGAAGCATAAAGCTGAGCTTCTTCATTTGGTCTTCCAAAATAAAATCCAGTTGTAAATTTTCTATGACTTACTTTTCCAAGTTCTTCAATCCATTCAGGATCTATTTTATAATTCTCACCTAATTTATAATAATCATCTATTGCTTTTCTATATACCCTTACAGTATTAGCGACATAATATATACTTTTCATTCTACCCTCAATTTTTAAACTGCTAAGTCCTGCTTTTATAAGTTCTGGTATGTAGTTTACCATACACAAATCTTTAGAATTAAAAAAATATGTTCCTTTCTCATCTTCAAAAACCGGTATGTATTCACCGGGTCTTTTCTCTTCCACTAAATAATACTTCCATCTACACGGATGAGCACATTCTCCCCTGTTTGAATCCCTATTTGCCATGTAACTGCTTAAAAGACATCTACCTGAATATGATATACACATTGCCCCATGTATAAAAGCTTCAAGTTCTAAATCTTCTGGCGTATTTTTTCTTATTTCACTTATTTCTTTTAAAGACAATTCTCTTGCCAATATTATTCTTTTAACACCTTGTTTATACCAGAAATTAGCACTCATAAAATTTGTATTGTTTGCCTGCGTACTTAAATGAATTTCCAAATTTGGAGCATGTTCTCTTACATACATCAAAACTCCCGGATCAGATAAAATAACTGCATCTATATCCATCGTGCTTAATTTTTTTAAATATTCAGGTAGCTGCCTTAAATCATCATTATGGGGAATTATATTTAATGTTACATATACCTTTTTACCTCTGTCATGTGCAAATTTTATACCTTCATTCATTTCTTCAAATGAAAAGTTTTTTGCACTTGTCCTTAATCCAAAAGTTTGACCTCCTATGTATACTGCATCAGCACCATATATTATGGCATATTTCAATTTTTCCAAATCTCCCGCAGGTGCTAATAATTCTACTTTATTCACTATAACTCCTCCCTATTTTTATAAGATAATGCTACACCATCTCCAATGGGAATAATACTAGTTGTCAAATTAGGATGTTTAGATATATAATCCAAATATTTCCTCATTCTTTTAACTATCGTTATTTTTCTCCTTTTGACATATTTGTTAGATGCTATCATTCCCTTATAAAGCACATTGTCAGAAACTATAATTCCTCCATCATTTAATTTTTCATAGCATAGAGAAAAAAACTTCTGATAATGTCCTTTTGCTGCATCTAAAAAAATCATATCAAATTTCCCTTCAATTTTGGGAAGAACATCTACTGCATCACCAAATTTTATTTCTATATTTTTTTCATATCCAGCTTTTTTTATGTTTTTAGATGCTATTTCAAACATTTCTTCATTCTTTTCTATGGTTACAACTTTTCCTTTTATATTCATGGCTCTAGTAAATACTGTGGCAGAATAACCTATTGCAGTTCCTATCTCAAGTATACTTTTTATACTACTTGCCTTTATTACTACCTCTAAAAACTTTGCAACCTCAGGCTGTATAATAGGAACATTATTTTCTCTTGCATATTCTTCCATTTCATATATTATTCCCGAGCTTTTTGGAATCATATTTCTAATATATTCTTCAACCAATTCATTTACAATGTTACTCACCATAACATCTCCTTTACCATTAAAAAACTAATACGCGGAATCCTACCACGTATTAGTTTTTCCAAAATTTATTACATTTAGTAATTCCTATTTTTTGCTCTTAAATGTGCACTATAGCTTTTACTAAATGTATGACTCCCATCTCCATTTGAAACAAAATACAAATAATCAGTATCAGCTGGATAAAGTGCTGCTTTTATAGATGCTTTTCCCGGAGAAGCTATCGGCATAGGTGGAAGTCCAAATCTTTTATAAGTATTAAATGGAGAATTTATTTCTAAATCTTTATATGTCAATCTTTCTTTTCTCTTTCCCAGTGCATATTGTACTGTTGCACACGATTGAAGAAGCATATTCTTTTTTAATCTATTATGAAAGACACTTGAAATAATAGCTCTTTCTTCATCAAGTTTTGCTTCTTTTTCAATTATAGAAGCTAATGTGACAACTTCCACTACACTCATATTCAACTGCTCAGCTCTTTCATAATACTCTTTCTTAAAAACTTCATCAAATCTTTTTAACATCTTATATATTATTTCTTTTTCTGTTATATTTTTTTCAAATTCATATGTATCTGGAAAAAGAAAACCTTCTAACCTATTCTTCCCTTTAGGAATTCCTTTTAAAAATTTAAAATCAAAATCGCCATTTTCTATAACATACATCAATTTTTCTCTATCAATATTTAATTTATCATTGTTTACAATTCTATCGACAATCTGCTTCAATTCAAATCCTTCTGGAATTGTAATTCTTACTGTTTCTTTATAAACATCTCCAGATATAATCTTATCTATAATTTGATACATACTCATTGACTTTTTAAATCTATAACTACCTGCTTTAAATAAATTGTCCGCTTTTTTCTGTTTACTTACTAATTTAAAAACAAATTTGCTCTTTATAAGATGATTTTCTTTTAAAATAGATGCTATTTTACTAGACGATGAACCTCTAGGAATATTAATTATTATATTTTTATTATCATTTTTATCCACAGGTCCTTTTAAACTATTAAAATAAAATAATAAAGCTACTAAAGCAATTATAAATATGCTCAATTTAATTATTAAACTTCTTCCTTTGTTAATAGAGGAATCCATTTTTTACCTCCAATGCCTCTTTGATAAATTCTTATACTATTATACATTTGTCATCAATTTTTTACAAGTTTTTTATCATAAAAATAAGTCCGAAAAAATCGGACCTTACTTTAAAAATTCAAACCAATTATCAATGGTACTAATATCGGAACTATACTCGTCAAAATTAATCCTGAAAAAAAGGAAATAACTGATATGCTGCTGTTTGTTGCTTTAGTTATTACAGGCAGTGCAGTATCCATAGAAGTAGCTCCAGCAGCTGCAACTGTTTCAATATACCCAATATGTTTTGCAATAAGTGGTATCATGATAATAGATGTAATCTCTCTTAAGACATTTGCTAAAAAAGCTATTGTCCCAAGTTTTGCACTATATTTGGAAAGTTCTATAGCAGATAGAGAATACCAGCCTAATCCCGCCCCTACTGCCGCTGATTCTATCAAAGACAAATTTATTAAAAAACTTGCTATTATACTTCCAAATAAAGTACCTATTACAATCATAAAAGGTACTAATATAATTTTATAGCCATATTCTCTTATATCTTTTAAAATACTCTTATTTCCTCCAATATCTATTCCCACAAAAAATAATAAAAGACACAAACCCACATCAATGACAAAATCAATATTTCCTATTAACATCTCGGGAGTCATTATATATCCAAAAATTATACCTAAAACTACAGATAATAATATTTGTAAAGTCATGCTCTCTTCTCCTCTTTTGAAACATTCATATATTTTGATATAACTTTTACTCCCAAGATGCTAAAAATAATTGAAAATATCGAAATTATTAACGCAGTAAAACCAAGTTTAGGAAATAATCTCAAAATCTCTTTATTTGTTCCTATTTTAACTCCCATAACAAAAAGCAAAAACAAAAGACAAACATATTGAATACTACTTACTTTGCCAGATATTTTTTTAGGAACTAGCTCCTTAAATCCTATATAAGCTCCTAGCGATATAATGGCCAAATATAAAAGTATTCTCATTTGTTATCCCCCCATATTTAACGCTTTTCTCAGGTTTAAATCTCCAATCTCTTTTATAACTTCTAATTCTTTAATTTTTATTTAAAACTTATAGCAATTATATTTACACTTCCATTATAATAGGTAAAATCATTGGTCTCCTCTTTGTCTTTTGATATAAATACCCCTTTAACGTTTCCTTAATAGCTGATTTTAAAGTAGCCCATTCTTTTATACTATTTTCTTCACATTTCTGAAGTGCTTCTTTAACTACACTTCTTGCTCCCTCCATAAGGTCCTCAGATTCTCTTACATATACAAAACCACGTGAAATAATATCTGGTCCAGCCATTATACTGCCATCTTCTTTTGATATAGTTACTACAACTACCATTAGTCCATCTTCTGAAAGATGTTTTCTGTCTCTTAGTACTATATTCCCTACATCTCCAACTCCCAGTCCATCAACTAATATGTTCCCACTTACCACAGAACCAGTAATACTGGCACTATCTTTTGATATTTCTATTATATTGCCATTTTCAGCTACAAAAATATTTTCTTTAGACATTCCAAGTGATTCTGCCAAAGTAGCATGCTGTCTTAAATGTCTATACTCACCATGTACTGGAATGAAAAACTTAGGCTTTACTAAAGAATGCATTAGTTTCAATTCTTCTTGACATGCATGTCCTGAAACATGAACATCTGCTAATGATTCATATATAACATTTGCACCTTTTTCAAAGAGTAAATTTATTACTTTAGCTACTGTTTTTTCATTCCCCGGAATCGGAGATGAAGAAAGTATAACTAAATCACCCGGTAATATCTCCATTTTTTTATGCTCTGATGAAGCCATACGTGATAGTGCCGACATAGGTTCACCTTGACTTCCCGTTGTAATTACAACTATCTCATTGTCCGGATACCTATTTAAATCATTAATATCTATAAGCATTCCCGTTGGTATATTTAAATATCCTAAATCAATTGCCACATTTACGACATTTACCATACTTCGTCCTGATACTGCTATCTTTCTATTAAATCTGTATGCAGCATTAATTATCTGCTGAATTCTATGAACATTTGATGCAAAAGTAGCTACTATTATTCTCCCTTTTGCGTTGCTAAATATGTTTTCAAAAGTTTCTCCCACAGTTCTTTCAGACATAGTATAACCGGTTCTTTCAACATTTGTACTATCTGCAAGCAATGCAAGTACTCCTTCTTTGCCAAGCTCTGCAAATCTATGTAAATTTATCATTTCTCCATCAATTGGAGTAAAATCTATTTTAAAATCGCCAGTATGAATTACTTTTCCAACAGGAGTATCTATAGCTAAACTCACTGCATCGGGAATACTATGACTAGTTTTAATAAATTCTATATTAAATTTTCCTAAAGTAATTTTATCTCCCGGTTTCACAACATTTAAATTGATACTATTTATCATTCTATGTTCTTTTAACTTATTTTCAACTAACCCTAATGTCAATTTTGTTCCATAAATAGGTACATTAATTTTATTCAATACATATGGAAGTGCACCTATGTGGTCTTCATGTCCATGAGTTAATACTATACCTTTTACTTTTTCTTTATTTTTCAATAGATATGTTATATCGGGTATAACGACATCAATACCTAACATTTCATCTTCCGGAAAACTTAACCCACAATCAACAACTAT includes:
- a CDS encoding ribonuclease J; translated protein: MDQESDIVPKKISKLKIIPLGGLNEIGKNMTVFEYRDDIIVVDCGLSFPEDEMLGIDVVIPDITYLLKNKEKVKGIVLTHGHEDHIGALPYVLNKINVPIYGTKLTLGLVENKLKEHRMINSINLNVVKPGDKITLGKFNIEFIKTSHSIPDAVSLAIDTPVGKVIHTGDFKIDFTPIDGEMINLHRFAELGKEGVLALLADSTNVERTGYTMSERTVGETFENIFSNAKGRIIVATFASNVHRIQQIINAAYRFNRKIAVSGRSMVNVVNVAIDLGYLNIPTGMLIDINDLNRYPDNEIVVITTGSQGEPMSALSRMASSEHKKMEILPGDLVILSSSPIPGNEKTVAKVINLLFEKGANVIYESLADVHVSGHACQEELKLMHSLVKPKFFIPVHGEYRHLRQHATLAESLGMSKENIFVAENGNIIEISKDSASITGSVVSGNILVDGLGVGDVGNIVLRDRKHLSEDGLMVVVVTISKEDGSIMAGPDIISRGFVYVRESEDLMEGARSVVKEALQKCEENSIKEWATLKSAIKETLKGYLYQKTKRRPMILPIIMEV
- a CDS encoding LysO family transporter, producing MRILLYLAIISLGAYIGFKELVPKKISGKVSSIQYVCLLFLLFVMGVKIGTNKEILRLFPKLGFTALIISIFSIIFSILGVKVISKYMNVSKEEKRA
- a CDS encoding lysine exporter LysO family protein: MTLQILLSVVLGIIFGYIMTPEMLIGNIDFVIDVGLCLLLFFVGIDIGGNKSILKDIREYGYKIILVPFMIVIGTLFGSIIASFLINLSLIESAAVGAGLGWYSLSAIELSKYSAKLGTIAFLANVLREITSIIMIPLIAKHIGYIETVAAAGATSMDTALPVITKATNSSISVISFFSGLILTSIVPILVPLIIGLNF